One window of Microbacterium sp. 1S1 genomic DNA carries:
- a CDS encoding AAA family ATPase — MTMTPEQAAWFHGTFQRLVENVDKAVQGKREIVGLVLASMLAEGHVLLEDAPGTGKTSLAKALAATVQGTSARIQFTPDLLPSDVTGVTIYDQQSHRFEFHKGPIFASIVLADEINRASPKTQSALLEVMEESRVTVDGVTHETGRPFLVIATQNPVEQAGTYKLPEAQLDRFLIKTSIGYPDLAVTESILAGASDRNPSAGLSAIITTSAVADMADLAATVHVEPAVLRYVAELAEATRADSAIRLGVSVRGAIAMVRVAKVWAAAQGRHYVLPDDIKALARPVWQHRLLLDAEAEFAGTSSETVIGRVLDGVAAPQARTAA, encoded by the coding sequence ATGACAATGACCCCCGAGCAGGCCGCCTGGTTCCACGGCACCTTCCAGCGCCTGGTGGAGAACGTCGACAAGGCGGTGCAGGGCAAGCGCGAGATCGTCGGTCTCGTGCTGGCCTCGATGCTGGCGGAGGGCCACGTGCTCCTGGAGGACGCCCCTGGCACCGGCAAGACGAGCCTCGCGAAGGCCCTCGCCGCGACGGTGCAGGGCACGAGCGCGCGCATCCAGTTCACGCCCGACCTGCTGCCCTCCGACGTGACGGGTGTGACGATCTACGACCAGCAGTCGCACCGGTTCGAGTTCCACAAGGGTCCGATCTTCGCGTCGATCGTGCTCGCCGACGAGATCAACCGCGCCTCCCCGAAGACGCAGTCCGCACTGCTCGAGGTCATGGAGGAGTCGCGGGTCACGGTCGACGGCGTCACGCACGAGACGGGCCGCCCGTTCCTCGTGATCGCGACCCAGAACCCGGTGGAGCAGGCCGGAACGTACAAGCTGCCCGAAGCGCAGCTCGACCGGTTCCTCATCAAGACCTCGATCGGATACCCCGACCTCGCCGTGACCGAGAGCATCCTCGCCGGTGCCTCCGACCGCAACCCCTCCGCCGGCCTGTCGGCCATCATCACCACGAGCGCCGTAGCCGACATGGCTGACCTCGCCGCCACCGTGCACGTCGAGCCCGCCGTACTCCGCTACGTCGCAGAGCTGGCGGAGGCGACGCGTGCCGACAGCGCCATCCGCCTGGGCGTCTCGGTGCGCGGAGCCATCGCGATGGTCCGCGTCGCCAAGGTGTGGGCAGCCGCCCAGGGCCGGCACTACGTGCTTCCCGACGACATCAAGGCGCTCGCCCGTCCGGTGTGGCAGCACCGCCTGCTGCTCGACGCCGAGGCCGAGTTCGCCGGCACGAGCAGCGAGACCGTCATCGGCCGCGTGCTCGACGGCGTCGCGGCCCCCCAGGCGCGAACGGCGGCCTGA
- a CDS encoding DUF58 domain-containing protein, whose amino-acid sequence MTAEALQAPPAPTDRDAGWRDIAAVVGARVLARLRLIAAAVRPLAWVLMALAVGFWVLGQLAGWVEFTVAAVVIAMAVAVCALFLIGRTAYDVSLDLARTRVVVGERAVGALTLANRGTRAILPSRVVLPVGSGRGEFGIQRLAPGEEAEELFAIPTHRRGVVKVGPVSVVRGDPLGLFERAHRRDEPVDLFVHPRTVLFDGQSLGYLRDLEGLPAADLSRDDVSFHALLEYQPGDDLRHVHWRSTARTGTMMVRQYEETRRSHFVIGLSRSAADYDTADDFELGISAAGSIGLRALRDSQRVDLRVQGRELPSGTGKQLLDSLSAVEHSKPREGGIAELAGVVAATMPLASVVVLVCGSRVRADDLRLACSRLPFGARVLAVVTDTTASAPSLRRIGEADVVTVGALEQLPLALQKVLA is encoded by the coding sequence ATGACCGCGGAGGCCCTGCAGGCGCCGCCGGCGCCGACGGATCGCGACGCCGGGTGGCGGGACATCGCGGCCGTCGTCGGCGCGCGGGTCCTGGCGCGCCTCCGGCTCATCGCCGCCGCCGTCCGTCCGCTCGCCTGGGTGCTGATGGCGCTCGCGGTGGGCTTCTGGGTCCTCGGGCAGCTCGCCGGCTGGGTGGAGTTCACCGTGGCCGCCGTCGTGATCGCGATGGCGGTCGCCGTGTGCGCCCTGTTCCTCATCGGACGCACGGCGTACGACGTCTCGCTCGACCTGGCCCGCACCCGCGTGGTCGTGGGAGAGCGGGCGGTCGGCGCACTGACCCTCGCGAACCGGGGGACGCGGGCGATCCTGCCGTCGCGCGTCGTGCTGCCCGTGGGATCCGGCCGTGGCGAGTTCGGCATCCAGCGGCTCGCGCCGGGCGAGGAGGCCGAGGAGCTCTTCGCCATCCCCACCCACCGTCGCGGCGTCGTGAAGGTCGGACCGGTGAGCGTCGTGCGCGGCGATCCGCTCGGGCTGTTCGAACGGGCGCATCGGCGAGATGAGCCGGTGGACCTCTTCGTCCACCCCCGCACGGTCCTCTTCGACGGCCAGTCGCTCGGCTACCTGCGCGACCTCGAAGGGCTCCCGGCGGCCGACCTCTCCCGCGACGACGTCTCCTTCCACGCCCTGCTCGAGTATCAGCCGGGAGACGACCTCCGGCACGTGCACTGGCGCTCGACCGCGCGCACCGGCACGATGATGGTCCGCCAGTACGAGGAGACACGGCGCTCGCACTTCGTGATCGGCCTGTCCCGGTCCGCCGCCGACTACGACACCGCGGACGACTTCGAGCTCGGCATCTCCGCAGCCGGGTCGATCGGGCTCCGGGCACTGCGCGACTCGCAGCGCGTCGACCTCCGCGTGCAGGGGCGCGAACTGCCGTCGGGCACGGGGAAGCAGCTCCTCGACTCCCTTTCCGCGGTGGAGCACAGCAAGCCGCGGGAGGGCGGGATCGCCGAACTCGCCGGTGTCGTGGCCGCCACGATGCCCCTCGCGAGCGTGGTCGTACTCGTCTGCGGCTCGCGGGTGCGCGCCGACGACCTCCGTCTGGCCTGCTCCCGGTTGCCGTTCGGCGCCCGCGTGCTGGCCGTGGTCACCGACACCACCGCGTCCGCCCCGTCCCTGCGCCGGATCGGCGAGGCGGACGTCGTCACCGTCGGCGCGCTGGAGCAGCTCCCGCTCGCGCTGCAGAAGGTTCTCGCATGA
- a CDS encoding Ig-like domain-containing protein, translating to MKALSWMRARPKTLASAAGVTVGVIALTTMAFTYEGFPTTKVDLNDGGVWITKTSSLLVGHFNHESTVLDGGLRTTSEDYDILQDASNVLVVDESASTVTAVDPARVSLGDSTLIPSNAKVALGGDTAAILDQDSGDLWVVPVEGIASFAIEAAEPVVELGDDSDVTVAQDGTVFGLSGERGEVVTVPVDNEGAPGEPSAASVGELDVSERPSITAVGRTPVVLDPAAGVVTSPGGFRTEVANVADAVLQHASAETDAVALATPSALVSVPLDGSEPQETSAGGEGTAAAPVWLRGCTYGAWAGSATFIRECPGDGDDVNAPIDGAEDSSSLTFRVNRDVIILNDAVGGAAWLANESLQRVDNWNDLTPPEGETENQEDSTEETVETTLPERSEENTPPIAEDDSYGVRPGATTLLPVLDNDNDPDGDVLVAALAEAQPSIGTVQPINNGGSLQIAVDENASGTASFTYEVDDGRKGKDTAVVTLTVRDWSENKAPEPKRKTSLAVETGGTISYNILPDWIDPDGDDIYLKEVVAAPGDEVDFSRDGQMTYKATASLQGRKDIMVTVADASGEVGTASIALDVRPQGSTSPKTNADHVVTHAGEQVTVAPLTNDTSTSREQLRLTRVLETPGATIEPNTPNKTFTFMAPNPGVYYVQYQVSTGPKNGEGLVRVDVMPESENDLPPVAVRDVALLPTGGDVLLGVLNNDTDPAGGILVVQSVSMDPSTGISVSVLNHETLRITDQGALDEPVRIGYRISNGSKSADGEVVVIPIPAPDEILPPIANPDTATVRTGDVVTIPVLDNDSHPSDDVMHVEPELVETVDPDDGEAFVSQDTVRFKAGSEAKTVYLTYEVSDSRQQKAAGYVTIQILPVDEETNAAPRPKDLTARALAGSDVDIAVPLDGIDTDGDSVELLGIDSSPTKGRITTVGPNYFTYEAGTDASGVDSFTYRVRDRLGKEGVATIRVGIAPAEQVNQAPYAVKDAVVVRPGREIAVPVLENDSDPEGDKIALVEDGLEVPENLKARVSGDRVIVTAPDSEVETSLQYTVSDARGASSTATLQITVDEDVPLQAPVARDDRLQPSDLKDGGLSADLEILKNDEDPDGTKDRLDVEVGAGGTLLENGKVRVTVTDELQLIRYTLTDPDGLQASAFIFVPSRDGLRPTLTSTKPVEVVSGETKKLPLSEYVTVAGGGEVRITEKAKVSAIHADGADLLVDASTLVYTSAEGYFGPDALTFEVTDGDGPDDPEGRKATLSIPINVLPPDNQQPTFISGQVDVAPGEDASELDLAALTDDPDPEDKGEHEYTFVGGDGNGISARVDGDKLLVEASSTAKKGTSASLQIRVTDGETEPVDGTVTARVTASTRAMPTANTDTIAEADAGQTITVPALANDFNPFPETPLKIVGAVTESGRGEASFTDDEVRVTPAEGFVGTLVVRYRIQDATQDVDREVNGQIVVTVQDVPEAPGTPVVTSVQDRTVVVSYSAPSNNGAVIEKYTVKSVGGSAYSKECSSTTCTLDGLTNNVEYTFQVTATNRVGESEPSGVSEVARPDARPDTPNPPTLKFGDKSLEVAWKTPSTPGSPVERYTLEISPAPPSGITQKEVTGNSVTWEGLENGSDYQVRVQAHNRAPEPSSWSGWSASEIPAGPPMAAGAPATKELEPVGNQAQMLVSWTPPNNNGDAISAYQLQVLEGGSAFRTLTPGAQAQSQAVTVPTSESAYTYRIRAYNKAGWGPWSEQSAPRRGVTPPGAPTSLRVTQELDRALEISYQQASRNGARTDEISYQYRLNGGDWRGLSGTRIGGLTNGQNYRVELRAVATVDGVTYSGAVSNAANGNPYGKPGTPQASASGGATQVTLNWNANGTANGRDITRVQISIDGGGWEDVGISGSRTVGNGYNQGHSIRVRAQDAAGQWTPEASASASSGPPPAPRAWVTRGTSGYWPGQCTDGTCAKFVINTSNFPAGRYQVYCNSNAPTAGPRFAGGSSWNIPANGAIEIGCFHGAGGRGYQVWVTIGGTDYERTNW from the coding sequence ATGAAGGCGCTGTCCTGGATGCGGGCGCGACCCAAGACGCTGGCGTCCGCCGCCGGCGTGACCGTGGGCGTCATCGCGCTCACCACGATGGCCTTCACCTACGAGGGGTTCCCGACCACCAAGGTCGACCTCAACGACGGCGGCGTCTGGATCACGAAGACGTCGAGCCTGCTCGTCGGGCACTTCAACCACGAGTCGACGGTCCTGGACGGCGGTCTGCGTACGACCAGTGAGGACTACGACATCCTGCAGGATGCGTCGAACGTGCTCGTCGTCGACGAGAGCGCGTCCACCGTGACCGCGGTCGACCCGGCCCGCGTCTCCCTCGGCGACTCCACCCTCATCCCCTCCAACGCCAAGGTCGCCCTCGGTGGCGACACCGCCGCCATCCTCGACCAGGACTCGGGCGATCTGTGGGTCGTGCCGGTGGAGGGCATCGCGTCGTTCGCGATCGAGGCCGCCGAACCCGTCGTCGAGCTGGGGGACGACTCCGACGTGACCGTCGCGCAGGACGGCACCGTCTTCGGCCTGTCCGGCGAGCGCGGCGAGGTCGTCACGGTGCCCGTCGACAACGAGGGCGCCCCCGGCGAGCCGTCCGCGGCGTCGGTCGGCGAGCTCGACGTGAGCGAGCGCCCCTCCATCACGGCCGTCGGCCGCACCCCGGTCGTGCTCGATCCGGCGGCGGGCGTCGTCACGTCGCCCGGCGGCTTCCGCACCGAGGTCGCGAACGTGGCCGACGCGGTGCTGCAGCATGCCTCGGCCGAGACCGACGCGGTGGCGCTGGCGACCCCGTCGGCCCTGGTCAGCGTGCCGCTGGACGGCAGCGAGCCGCAGGAGACCTCCGCCGGCGGCGAGGGGACCGCTGCGGCCCCGGTCTGGCTGCGCGGCTGCACCTACGGAGCCTGGGCCGGCTCGGCGACGTTCATCCGCGAGTGCCCGGGCGACGGCGACGACGTGAACGCGCCGATCGACGGGGCCGAGGACTCGTCCAGCCTCACCTTCCGGGTGAACCGCGACGTCATCATCCTCAACGACGCGGTCGGCGGTGCCGCCTGGCTCGCCAACGAGAGCCTGCAGCGCGTCGACAACTGGAACGACCTCACGCCGCCGGAAGGCGAGACGGAGAACCAGGAGGACTCGACGGAGGAGACGGTCGAGACCACCCTCCCCGAGCGCAGCGAAGAGAACACACCGCCGATCGCCGAGGACGATTCCTACGGCGTGCGACCGGGGGCGACGACGCTGCTGCCGGTTCTGGACAACGACAACGACCCCGACGGCGACGTGCTGGTGGCGGCCCTCGCGGAGGCACAGCCGTCCATCGGGACGGTGCAGCCGATCAACAACGGTGGCTCGCTGCAGATCGCGGTGGACGAGAACGCCTCCGGCACCGCGAGCTTCACCTACGAGGTCGACGACGGCCGCAAGGGCAAGGACACGGCGGTGGTCACGCTCACCGTGCGGGACTGGAGCGAGAACAAGGCCCCCGAGCCGAAGCGGAAGACGTCGCTGGCGGTGGAGACCGGCGGCACGATCTCGTACAACATCCTCCCGGACTGGATCGATCCGGACGGCGACGACATCTACCTGAAGGAAGTGGTCGCCGCCCCCGGAGACGAGGTGGACTTCAGCCGCGACGGTCAGATGACGTACAAGGCCACCGCGAGCCTGCAGGGCCGCAAGGACATCATGGTCACGGTCGCCGACGCCTCGGGCGAAGTGGGCACGGCGTCGATCGCGCTCGACGTGCGGCCGCAGGGCTCGACGAGCCCGAAGACGAACGCCGATCACGTGGTGACCCACGCCGGTGAGCAGGTCACCGTCGCGCCCCTCACGAACGACACGAGCACGAGCCGGGAGCAGCTCCGCCTGACCCGTGTGCTGGAGACCCCCGGGGCGACCATCGAGCCGAACACCCCGAACAAGACGTTCACGTTCATGGCCCCGAACCCCGGGGTGTACTACGTGCAGTACCAGGTGTCCACCGGGCCGAAGAACGGCGAGGGGCTCGTGCGCGTCGACGTGATGCCGGAGTCCGAGAACGACCTGCCCCCGGTCGCGGTCCGCGACGTGGCGCTGCTCCCCACGGGAGGTGACGTGCTGCTCGGCGTGCTCAACAACGACACCGATCCCGCGGGCGGCATCCTCGTCGTGCAGTCCGTGTCGATGGACCCGAGCACCGGCATCTCGGTCTCCGTGCTCAACCACGAGACCCTCCGCATCACCGACCAGGGAGCGCTGGACGAGCCCGTCCGCATCGGCTACCGCATCTCGAACGGCTCGAAGTCGGCGGACGGCGAGGTGGTGGTGATCCCGATCCCCGCTCCGGACGAGATCCTGCCGCCGATCGCGAACCCGGACACGGCGACCGTCCGGACGGGCGACGTCGTGACCATCCCCGTGCTCGACAACGACTCGCACCCGAGCGACGACGTGATGCACGTCGAGCCCGAGCTCGTGGAGACGGTGGACCCCGACGACGGGGAGGCGTTCGTGTCGCAGGATACGGTGCGCTTCAAGGCCGGCTCCGAGGCGAAGACCGTCTACCTCACCTACGAGGTCTCCGACTCGCGGCAGCAGAAGGCCGCCGGATACGTCACGATCCAGATCCTGCCCGTCGACGAGGAGACCAACGCGGCGCCCCGTCCCAAGGACCTCACCGCCCGCGCCCTCGCCGGCAGCGACGTGGACATCGCGGTGCCGCTGGACGGGATCGACACGGACGGCGACTCGGTCGAGCTGCTCGGCATCGATTCGAGCCCGACCAAGGGTCGCATCACGACGGTCGGGCCCAACTACTTCACGTACGAGGCAGGCACAGACGCGTCCGGAGTCGACTCGTTCACCTATCGCGTGCGCGACCGCCTCGGCAAGGAGGGCGTCGCCACCATCCGTGTCGGCATCGCTCCCGCCGAGCAGGTCAACCAGGCGCCGTACGCGGTGAAGGATGCCGTCGTCGTGCGTCCGGGCCGCGAGATCGCGGTGCCGGTGCTGGAGAACGACTCCGACCCCGAGGGTGACAAGATCGCTCTCGTCGAGGACGGTCTCGAGGTGCCGGAGAACCTCAAGGCCCGCGTCTCGGGGGACCGCGTGATCGTGACCGCGCCCGACAGCGAGGTGGAGACCTCCCTGCAGTACACCGTGAGCGATGCTCGCGGGGCGTCGTCCACCGCGACGCTGCAGATCACGGTCGACGAGGACGTGCCGCTGCAGGCCCCCGTCGCCCGGGACGACCGGCTGCAGCCCTCCGACCTGAAGGACGGCGGGCTCTCGGCCGACCTGGAGATCCTCAAGAACGACGAGGACCCCGACGGCACGAAGGACCGCCTCGACGTCGAGGTCGGCGCGGGCGGAACACTGCTCGAGAACGGGAAGGTGCGGGTCACCGTCACGGACGAGCTGCAGCTCATCCGCTACACGCTGACCGACCCGGACGGTCTGCAGGCCTCGGCCTTCATCTTCGTTCCCTCGCGCGACGGCCTGCGTCCCACCCTCACCTCGACCAAGCCCGTCGAAGTCGTGAGCGGTGAGACGAAGAAGCTGCCGCTGTCGGAGTACGTCACGGTTGCCGGCGGCGGGGAGGTGCGCATCACCGAGAAGGCGAAGGTGAGCGCGATCCATGCCGACGGCGCGGACCTCCTGGTCGACGCCAGCACCCTGGTCTACACCTCGGCCGAAGGATACTTCGGCCCGGACGCCCTGACGTTCGAGGTGACGGACGGCGACGGCCCGGACGACCCCGAGGGGCGGAAGGCGACGCTGAGCATCCCGATCAACGTGCTCCCGCCGGACAACCAGCAGCCGACCTTCATCTCGGGTCAGGTGGATGTCGCCCCGGGCGAGGACGCGAGCGAACTCGATCTGGCCGCCCTCACCGACGACCCCGATCCCGAGGACAAGGGCGAGCACGAGTACACGTTCGTGGGCGGCGACGGGAACGGCATCTCGGCCCGCGTGGACGGCGACAAGCTCCTCGTCGAGGCGTCCTCGACCGCCAAGAAGGGTACCTCCGCCTCGCTCCAGATCCGCGTGACGGACGGCGAGACCGAGCCCGTCGACGGCACAGTGACCGCACGGGTGACGGCGTCCACGCGGGCGATGCCGACCGCGAACACCGACACGATCGCCGAGGCGGACGCGGGGCAGACGATCACCGTCCCCGCCCTCGCCAACGACTTCAACCCGTTCCCGGAGACCCCGCTGAAGATCGTCGGCGCGGTCACCGAGTCCGGCCGCGGCGAGGCGTCGTTCACCGACGACGAGGTCCGGGTCACCCCGGCCGAGGGTTTCGTCGGGACGCTCGTCGTGCGCTACCGCATTCAGGACGCGACGCAGGATGTCGACCGCGAGGTCAACGGCCAGATCGTCGTGACGGTGCAGGACGTTCCGGAGGCCCCCGGCACCCCGGTCGTGACGAGCGTGCAGGACCGCACCGTCGTGGTGTCGTACTCGGCGCCGTCGAACAACGGTGCGGTGATCGAGAAGTACACGGTGAAGTCCGTCGGCGGGAGCGCCTACTCCAAGGAGTGTTCGTCGACGACCTGCACCCTGGACGGGCTGACGAACAACGTCGAGTACACGTTCCAGGTGACCGCGACCAATCGCGTGGGCGAGTCGGAGCCCTCCGGCGTCTCCGAGGTCGCCCGCCCGGACGCCCGCCCCGACACCCCGAACCCCCCGACGCTGAAGTTCGGCGACAAGTCGCTGGAGGTCGCCTGGAAGACCCCGAGCACCCCGGGCTCCCCGGTCGAGCGCTACACGCTGGAGATCTCTCCCGCACCGCCCTCCGGGATCACGCAGAAGGAGGTCACGGGGAACTCCGTCACGTGGGAGGGACTCGAGAACGGGTCGGACTACCAGGTGCGGGTGCAGGCCCACAACCGCGCCCCGGAGCCGTCGAGCTGGAGTGGGTGGTCGGCCTCCGAGATCCCGGCCGGTCCGCCGATGGCCGCGGGGGCTCCCGCGACCAAGGAGCTCGAGCCGGTCGGCAACCAGGCGCAGATGCTCGTGAGCTGGACGCCGCCGAACAACAACGGCGACGCGATCAGCGCGTACCAGCTTCAGGTCCTCGAGGGGGGTTCCGCGTTCCGGACCCTGACCCCCGGCGCCCAGGCGCAGAGCCAGGCCGTGACCGTTCCCACGTCCGAGTCGGCGTACACGTACCGCATCCGCGCCTACAACAAGGCCGGGTGGGGACCGTGGAGCGAGCAGTCGGCGCCACGTCGCGGGGTGACGCCCCCCGGTGCGCCCACGAGCCTCCGCGTGACGCAGGAACTCGATCGTGCCCTCGAGATCTCGTACCAGCAGGCGTCCCGCAACGGCGCCCGCACGGACGAGATCAGCTACCAGTACCGCCTCAACGGCGGGGACTGGAGGGGCCTGAGCGGCACCCGCATCGGCGGCCTCACGAACGGCCAGAACTACCGCGTCGAGCTGCGTGCCGTCGCGACGGTCGACGGCGTCACGTACTCGGGCGCGGTGTCGAACGCGGCGAACGGCAACCCGTACGGCAAACCGGGCACCCCGCAGGCCTCGGCCAGCGGCGGCGCGACCCAGGTCACGCTGAACTGGAACGCGAACGGCACCGCGAACGGTCGCGACATCACCCGCGTCCAGATCTCGATCGACGGGGGCGGCTGGGAGGACGTCGGTATCTCCGGTTCCCGCACGGTCGGCAACGGCTACAACCAGGGCCACAGCATCCGCGTGCGCGCGCAGGATGCGGCGGGGCAGTGGACGCCCGAAGCGTCGGCCTCCGCGAGCTCGGGCCCACCCCCCGCGCCGCGGGCCTGGGTCACCCGGGGCACCTCGGGCTACTGGCCCGGACAGTGCACCGACGGCACGTGTGCGAAGTTCGTCATCAACACCTCCAACTTCCCGGCCGGTCGCTACCAGGTGTATTGCAACAGCAACGCCCCGACGGCCGGTCCCCGGTTCGCCGGCGGCAGCAGCTGGAACATCCCGGCCAACGGCGCCATCGAGATCGGCTGCTTCCACGGTGCGGGCGGCCGGGGCTACCAGGTGTGGGTCACGATCGGCGGCACCGACTACGAACGAACGAACTGGTGA